A genomic window from Pseudomonadota bacterium includes:
- a CDS encoding DUF354 domain-containing protein, which produces MQKKIWIDLDNSPHVPFFKPIIGKLQEAGYILFITARDSYQVYNLADFMKIEYKKVGRHYGKNKFMKLYGFLHRGIQLLPLALREKPDLALSHGSRSQILVSSILGITSIAISDYEHTAEVVSPTWALVPDIMHKEKIKHFKKGILTYPGIKEDVYVPYFQPNPKILQELGVHTESLLIVIRPPAVEAHYHTAESESLFLKTIDFLGNIENVCMILVPRNDRQKLLVKNTWPDLYKRKKIIIPEQVVDGLNLMWYADVVISGGGTMNREAAALGVPVYSIFRGKLGAVDKYLVDCGRLTLLENEEGLKNVLKIPKRNRSEDTILRNNLALTSIISNVTKVLENVF; this is translated from the coding sequence ATGCAAAAGAAAATATGGATCGATTTAGACAATTCACCGCACGTGCCATTTTTTAAGCCGATCATAGGCAAATTGCAGGAAGCCGGATATATTTTATTTATTACTGCCAGGGACAGTTATCAGGTATATAATCTCGCCGATTTTATGAAGATTGAATATAAAAAAGTCGGACGCCATTATGGTAAGAACAAATTTATGAAACTTTATGGCTTTTTGCATAGAGGAATACAGTTGCTGCCGCTTGCTTTAAGGGAAAAACCTGATCTTGCATTGTCCCACGGTTCCAGATCGCAGATACTTGTATCATCAATTCTTGGAATAACATCGATTGCAATTTCCGATTATGAACACACTGCAGAAGTTGTCAGTCCAACATGGGCTCTTGTGCCCGATATTATGCATAAAGAGAAAATCAAGCATTTTAAAAAGGGTATTCTTACCTACCCAGGGATTAAAGAGGATGTGTATGTTCCGTATTTTCAACCGAATCCTAAAATTCTTCAAGAATTGGGCGTTCACACGGAGAGCCTGTTGATTGTCATACGGCCCCCGGCTGTTGAGGCACATTATCATACTGCTGAAAGCGAATCACTTTTTTTGAAAACGATTGATTTTCTTGGTAATATTGAGAATGTTTGCATGATTCTGGTTCCAAGAAATGACCGTCAAAAATTACTTGTCAAGAATACATGGCCTGATTTATATAAAAGAAAAAAGATAATCATACCTGAGCAGGTTGTTGACGGACTTAATTTGATGTGGTATGCCGATGTGGTGATTAGTGGTGGCGGAACTATGAATAGGGAGGCTGCGGCCTTAGGTGTGCCCGTCTACAGTATCTTTCGCGGAAAATTGGGTGCTGTAGATAAATACCTTGTTGATTGCGGCCGTTTAACTTTACTGGAAAATGAAGAAGGCCTGAAAAATGTTCTGAAGATTCCGAAGAGAAATCGATCAGAAGATACAATTTTAAGGAATAATCTGGCATTGACAAGTATCATAA